A genomic window from Brevinematales bacterium includes:
- a CDS encoding DUF1015 domain-containing protein yields the protein MAEIIEFGAMHYNPAKVPNLSRVVCPPYDMIDDEMKKSLEEQDPYNYVSVILPDGDGDEKYRSAMHRMFGWLLRDIMVIDSEPGYYVYEQSFNFDGEQYTRQGVVGLLKLEEEYGAMVKPHEKTFNEFIEDRYALLNETQSSLESIFFVYKDQQNVITQDIKSNTAGDAIVFEATDAEGTLHKLYRVKPDAAAKIRTFFANQPVYIADGHHRYETARKYMSERKAELGPKYTGKEAFNYLMGVFFNVYDPGIKILPTHRLIKQMSFSPVDLLKNLGNQYKIAAMDFTDARMERAARIKMRKMLTQYKTAGKKAFGVVFKKIPNKFFLMILKDEVNVNMGGTVSEDLKNLDVLMLEKTILEPYFKISSENEDKQIFYVRGDNKAFEMVKSGDYEVAFILNPVNPVNVVKIADNSEEMPHKSTDFFPKLLSGLVVYSFKYSKIK from the coding sequence ATGGCCGAAATTATCGAATTCGGGGCAATGCATTACAATCCGGCGAAGGTTCCCAATCTATCGAGGGTGGTTTGTCCTCCTTATGATATGATAGACGACGAAATGAAAAAAAGCCTCGAGGAGCAGGATCCGTATAATTACGTATCGGTCATACTGCCCGATGGCGACGGGGATGAAAAATACCGCAGCGCTATGCACAGGATGTTCGGGTGGTTATTACGGGATATCATGGTCATCGACAGCGAACCCGGGTATTACGTGTACGAGCAGTCCTTTAATTTCGACGGGGAACAGTATACGCGGCAGGGGGTAGTCGGGCTATTAAAACTCGAAGAAGAGTACGGCGCTATGGTAAAGCCCCATGAGAAAACATTCAATGAATTCATAGAGGATAGATACGCGCTTCTCAACGAAACCCAGTCTTCGCTGGAGAGCATATTTTTTGTCTATAAGGATCAGCAGAATGTAATTACGCAGGATATAAAAAGCAATACCGCCGGGGATGCTATCGTATTCGAGGCTACCGACGCAGAGGGAACACTGCATAAGCTTTACCGGGTAAAGCCCGATGCGGCCGCGAAAATCCGCACATTCTTCGCGAATCAGCCCGTATATATCGCCGACGGCCATCACCGTTATGAAACCGCTCGTAAATATATGTCCGAGCGCAAGGCCGAGCTCGGCCCTAAATATACCGGGAAGGAAGCGTTCAACTATCTGATGGGCGTGTTCTTTAACGTGTACGACCCGGGGATAAAAATTCTGCCGACACATCGTCTGATCAAGCAGATGAGTTTTTCACCGGTAGACCTTCTGAAAAACCTCGGGAACCAGTATAAAATAGCGGCGATGGATTTTACCGATGCGCGTATGGAACGCGCCGCGCGTATTAAGATGCGTAAAATGCTGACCCAGTATAAAACTGCCGGGAAAAAGGCGTTCGGGGTTGTGTTTAAGAAGATACCCAATAAGTTTTTTCTGATGATTTTAAAGGACGAAGTCAATGTCAATATGGGGGGGACGGTATCCGAGGATTTGAAAAATTTGGATGTGCTTATGTTGGAGAAGACTATCCTGGAGCCGTATTTCAAAATCAGCTCGGAGAACGAAGATAAGCAGATATTCTATGTACGCGGTGATAATAAGGCATTCGAAATGGTAAAAAGCGGGGATTACGAAGTTGCATTCATATTAAATCCCGTAAATCCTGTAAATGTTGTAAAAATTGCCGATAATAGCGAAGAGATGCCGCATAAATCGACGGATTTTTTCCCTAAATTGCTCAGCGGTTTAGTGGTGTATTCGTTTAAGTATTCGAAGATTAAGTAG
- a CDS encoding DUF1577 domain-containing protein encodes MEKGTIKKTEIISVLNQVRLKHIGISLKGLNNNTIVSGFITKSDSNYVTIFFDKIPDLIPIKNLKLTFEYNRFFYSSEMVDLRVLSLPLKSIDINLPEGMISHAMRKFTRVQLPKDGIKMAILSLESSADATPIAKPNIEELPPNMQKIYMELNQESPDIKGIVQMIGEELSRYSNFYKTNIFKDINSLSPLEKVVYRYQKTFWINDTDNLNNYVHLGAKYNIIGYEKYFEMAGKTLSPDILEQIRANYLNRNVISYCMVPILIGDLVSGVIEVSVPADPKYKHLTIYDIYYIKGGSKNRNFTEHPIYS; translated from the coding sequence ATGGAAAAAGGAACGATTAAAAAAACGGAAATTATCTCAGTATTGAACCAGGTCCGTTTGAAGCATATCGGTATCAGTCTGAAGGGTCTCAATAATAACACGATCGTATCGGGGTTTATTACGAAAAGCGATTCGAATTATGTCACTATATTTTTCGATAAAATTCCCGATCTGATTCCAATAAAGAATCTCAAACTGACCTTCGAATACAACCGTTTTTTCTATTCATCGGAAATGGTCGATTTGCGCGTACTTAGCCTCCCGTTGAAAAGCATCGATATCAATCTTCCCGAGGGGATGATCAGTCACGCGATGCGGAAATTTACACGCGTCCAGCTTCCGAAGGATGGGATTAAAATGGCGATACTTTCGCTCGAGAGTTCCGCGGATGCGACTCCTATCGCAAAGCCGAATATAGAGGAATTGCCACCGAATATGCAGAAAATTTATATGGAGCTGAACCAGGAATCTCCCGATATCAAGGGAATTGTCCAGATGATCGGAGAGGAGCTCTCGCGTTACTCCAATTTCTATAAGACGAATATTTTCAAGGATATCAATAGTCTCTCGCCGCTGGAAAAAGTCGTATACCGTTACCAGAAAACTTTCTGGATCAACGATACGGATAATCTGAACAATTATGTCCATCTCGGCGCGAAGTACAATATTATCGGGTATGAGAAATATTTCGAGATGGCTGGTAAGACACTGTCTCCCGATATTTTGGAACAGATCAGGGCGAACTATCTGAACCGTAATGTTATTTCCTACTGTATGGTTCCCATACTGATCGGCGATCTGGTTTCCGGGGTAATCGAGGTTTCCGTGCCCGCGGATCCCAAGTACAAGCACCTGACGATATACGATATTTATTATATTAAGGGTGGTTCTAAAAACCGTAATTTTACGGAACACCCTATCTATTCGTAA
- a CDS encoding aspartate 1-decarboxylase, translated as MHLTILKSKIHKAVVTETDIDYVGSITIDLDLMEASGLLSYELVHVWNITNGNRLVTYAIPGERGSGVICLNGAAAHLNRAGDRVIIAAFAEMTPEELKAHKPSIVIVNHDNKIERVI; from the coding sequence ATGCATTTAACGATATTAAAGTCGAAAATACATAAAGCGGTGGTTACAGAAACCGATATAGATTATGTGGGAAGTATTACCATTGATCTGGATTTAATGGAGGCTTCGGGTCTGCTCTCCTACGAGTTGGTTCATGTATGGAATATTACCAACGGCAACCGGCTGGTAACATACGCGATACCTGGCGAAAGAGGAAGCGGAGTAATCTGCCTGAACGGGGCGGCCGCGCATCTGAACCGGGCGGGAGACAGGGTAATCATCGCGGCATTCGCGGAAATGACTCCCGAAGAACTGAAGGCGCATAAACCGTCGATTGTGATTGTGAACCATGATAATAAGATAGAAAGAGTGATATAA
- a CDS encoding uracil-DNA glycosylase, whose translation MEREKIYRAALCHIQDEWAECLLAPGGGDSPKSAPAPATLKYDVPLNLAYDKLPDPYPDNDKKRALRELSGECRKCRLCPLGGTATNPVFGEGNPDTDIVFVGEAPGESEDLLGRPFVGRAGKLLTATLHGLGIARPEIYICNILKHRPPDNRQPQPDETAACTPFLQRQLNILQPKLIIAMGNHSAQFLLDTKEGINRLRGDIRDTRFGFKVFPTFHPAYILRNMPALPDFTADLEKAIRFARGDVK comes from the coding sequence ATGGAGCGCGAGAAGATTTACCGGGCGGCGCTCTGCCATATCCAGGACGAATGGGCCGAATGCCTCCTTGCCCCCGGCGGCGGCGATAGCCCGAAGTCCGCGCCCGCGCCGGCAACACTCAAGTATGACGTTCCGCTCAACCTCGCATACGATAAACTTCCCGACCCCTACCCCGATAACGATAAGAAACGCGCGCTCCGCGAACTGAGCGGGGAATGCCGCAAATGCCGTCTTTGCCCGCTCGGCGGGACAGCGACCAATCCCGTATTCGGCGAGGGCAATCCCGATACGGACATCGTATTCGTAGGCGAGGCGCCCGGCGAGAGCGAAGACCTCCTCGGCCGCCCCTTTGTCGGGAGAGCGGGAAAACTGCTGACCGCTACCCTTCACGGCCTCGGCATAGCGCGCCCGGAAATCTATATATGCAATATACTTAAACATCGCCCGCCGGATAACCGCCAGCCCCAGCCCGACGAGACCGCCGCGTGCACTCCGTTTCTGCAGAGGCAGCTTAATATCCTTCAGCCCAAGCTGATTATCGCGATGGGGAATCACTCCGCGCAGTTCCTGCTCGACACCAAGGAGGGCATCAACCGTCTGCGGGGAGATATCCGCGATACCCGTTTCGGCTTCAAGGTTTTCCCGACATTCCACCCGGCGTATATCCTGCGGAATATGCCCGCGCTCCCCGATTTTACCGCCGACCTTGAAAAAGCGATCCGTTTCGCGCGGGGCGACGTAAAATGA
- a CDS encoding flagellar filament protein FlaA, whose product MKFRWIISGIVFSAAIITTLAFSQSVSDKAKGMEVALPVVDTNAGLGGNQLLQRFLVEDFEASGEWTSFMPRDYGVTMAMVRPGGPMKITNDNNLYVLGVKTEFMKRDWSWITITPPKPIKIPGITKSLNVWVVGRNYRHKLILILRDYLDRMKFLDAEKLIWTGWKLVSVQIPTTIEQDNYKITEERGITFLGFRIDFDPQDILGTPFYIYFDYLTADTDIFTEVNQNPDDMWDNW is encoded by the coding sequence ATGAAATTTAGATGGATAATAAGCGGAATAGTATTTTCCGCGGCAATAATAACCACTTTGGCCTTTTCGCAGTCTGTCAGTGATAAGGCAAAGGGAATGGAAGTCGCGTTACCGGTAGTGGATACCAACGCAGGACTTGGTGGGAACCAGCTTCTACAGAGATTTCTGGTGGAAGATTTCGAGGCCTCCGGCGAATGGACATCGTTCATGCCCCGTGATTACGGCGTGACGATGGCGATGGTACGCCCCGGCGGACCTATGAAGATCACCAACGATAATAACCTGTACGTACTGGGTGTAAAAACCGAGTTTATGAAGCGCGATTGGAGCTGGATTACCATCACTCCTCCCAAACCGATTAAAATCCCCGGTATCACAAAATCCCTGAATGTATGGGTTGTAGGTAGAAACTATAGGCATAAGCTGATTCTTATCCTGAGAGATTATCTCGATAGAATGAAATTTCTCGACGCCGAGAAGCTGATATGGACCGGATGGAAACTGGTATCGGTACAGATACCCACCACCATCGAGCAGGATAATTACAAGATTACCGAAGAACGCGGTATCACATTCCTCGGCTTTAGAATTGACTTCGATCCTCAGGACATACTCGGGACTCCGTTCTATATTTACTTCGATTACCTGACTGCCGACACCGATATCTTTACCGAAGTAAATCAGAACCCTGACGATATGTGGGATAACTGGTAA
- a CDS encoding WD40 repeat domain-containing protein yields MKNIFRVGTIFVSILLVNSLSCGDAVVKPPDVIHVPQSEVPENNFIPENKLSLMLIKTLSGHDQYIFYVQFSPDGKTIASGSADKTIRLWDWETGQEKLRKYESYKEIWGIPVAYSSDGQYLVGGVYDTLKVFDPVTLKVISEQKAHEKGIQCLSIAKNGKYVVTGGVDGNLILWTMPDLKQIKTVKAHEKEIWSICLSPDGKYLLSGGEDTFGRIWSFPELTMMSEIQYHASPIEYVDIASDGKSLLLASADATTSVWKVGDYSKPVQVLKGHEGSVLVAVFSKNSRYVFSGGEDDEIIAFNAKTGEELTRLKDHWGDVMSICSSPDGKYIASGSRDKTIKVYLLQE; encoded by the coding sequence ATGAAGAATATATTTCGGGTAGGGACTATCTTCGTCTCGATACTATTGGTAAACTCGCTTTCCTGCGGAGACGCGGTGGTAAAACCTCCGGATGTTATTCATGTGCCCCAATCGGAAGTCCCGGAAAATAACTTCATACCCGAGAATAAGCTGAGTTTGATGCTGATTAAAACTCTTAGCGGCCACGATCAGTATATTTTCTATGTCCAGTTTTCCCCCGACGGGAAGACTATTGCATCGGGATCGGCCGATAAAACGATACGTTTATGGGACTGGGAAACCGGTCAGGAAAAATTGAGAAAATATGAGAGTTATAAGGAGATTTGGGGAATTCCCGTGGCATATTCGTCCGACGGGCAGTATCTGGTCGGCGGGGTATACGATACGTTGAAAGTATTCGATCCCGTTACGTTGAAGGTTATTTCCGAACAGAAGGCGCATGAGAAAGGGATTCAGTGCCTGAGTATCGCGAAGAACGGGAAATATGTGGTTACGGGCGGAGTGGACGGTAATTTGATACTGTGGACGATGCCTGATTTAAAGCAGATAAAAACTGTAAAAGCGCATGAGAAAGAGATATGGAGTATCTGTCTTTCTCCCGACGGGAAATACCTTTTAAGCGGGGGAGAGGACACATTCGGCAGAATTTGGTCGTTCCCGGAACTCACAATGATGTCGGAAATACAGTATCATGCATCTCCGATCGAGTATGTGGATATTGCATCCGACGGGAAGAGTCTTTTACTTGCATCCGCCGATGCCACGACTTCCGTATGGAAAGTAGGGGATTATTCGAAACCAGTGCAGGTTTTAAAAGGGCATGAAGGGAGCGTATTAGTAGCGGTATTTTCCAAGAATTCCCGCTATGTATTCTCCGGCGGTGAGGACGATGAAATAATCGCGTTCAACGCGAAAACCGGTGAGGAATTGACGCGCTTAAAAGACCATTGGGGAGATGTAATGAGTATCTGTAGTAGTCCCGACGGTAAATATATTGCCTCCGGTTCGCGCGATAAAACGATTAAAGTTTATCTGTTACAAGAATAG
- a CDS encoding non-canonical purine NTP pyrophosphatase — translation MKLIVATHNRGKVVEIRDLLAGLDIEPLSLEDIGFRDEIVEDGLTYFANSLKKARALQPRFPDNAILADDSGLEVFHLDNRPGIHSARYAGPKPVQGAMINKLLNEMDGVPANRRGARFVCVMVMLLPDGLVFTSRGECYGVIGSSPRGSNGFGFDPVFLPVEFQLQHTMAELPLDIKNQVSHRARALSGVKDMLSELPILRDKS, via the coding sequence ATGAAGCTGATTGTCGCAACGCATAACCGGGGTAAAGTAGTCGAAATCCGTGACCTGCTCGCCGGTCTGGATATCGAGCCACTGAGTCTCGAGGATATCGGCTTTCGCGACGAGATTGTCGAGGACGGTTTGACCTACTTTGCCAATTCCCTGAAAAAAGCCCGCGCATTGCAGCCCCGTTTTCCCGATAACGCTATCCTCGCCGACGACTCCGGTCTCGAGGTCTTTCATCTCGATAACCGCCCCGGTATCCATTCCGCCCGTTACGCCGGCCCGAAACCGGTGCAGGGCGCGATGATCAATAAACTCCTCAACGAGATGGACGGGGTTCCCGCTAACCGGCGCGGCGCGCGTTTTGTCTGCGTGATGGTGATGCTTCTCCCGGACGGGTTGGTATTTACCTCGCGCGGCGAATGCTACGGGGTAATCGGCTCTTCCCCGCGCGGCTCAAACGGGTTCGGGTTCGACCCGGTTTTCCTCCCGGTCGAATTCCAGCTCCAGCATACGATGGCGGAACTTCCGCTCGATATAAAAAATCAGGTCTCGCATCGCGCGCGCGCGCTTTCAGGTGTCAAGGATATGCTTTCCGAACTCCCGATCCTGCGGGATAAGTCCTGA